The Vagococcus penaei genome includes the window TCACCAGAGTAAACTTGGTCAATTTCTAAACGTGTATTCGCGTGCATTTGTAGAATACGACCAATACGTTCTTTTTTGCCTTTAGAAGCATTTAAAACGTATGAACCACTTTCTAATACACCAGAATAAACACGGAAGAATGTTAGACGACCTACGAATGGGTCAGTCATAACTTTAAAGGCTAATGATGAGAAAGGAGCGCTATCGTCAGCTGGACGAGTTACTTCTTCTTCAGTTTTTGTATCGATACCTTTAATAGCTTCAACATCAGTTGGTGCTGGTAAGTAATCTAAAACAGCGTCTAGCATTAACTGAACACCTTTGTTTTTGAAAGCTGAACCAGCCATTACAGGGAAGAATTCAACATTGATAGTCGCACGACGAATACCAGCTTTTAATTCTTCGATTGTAATTTCTTCACCATCTAAATATTTCATCATTAATTCTTCATCAGTTTCAGCTACTGCTTCAACTAATTTTTCACGCCATTCAGTTGCTAAATCCATATATTCTTCAGGAATTTCAGTTTCTTGAATGTCAGTACCTAAATCGTTTGTATAGATTTCTGCTTTCATCGTAATCAAATCAATAATTCCAGTGAAGTTCTCTTCAGAACCGATTGGTAATTGAATTGGATGAGCATTTGCTTGCAAACGATCGTGAATTGTTTTTACAGAATATAAGAAGTCTGCACCGATTTTATCCATTTTATTACAGAATACGATACGTGGAACTTTATATTCAGTTGCTTGACGCCATACTGTTTCAGTTTGAGGTTCTACTCCAGATTGTGAGTCTAGTACTGTTACCGCACCATCCAATACACGTAAAGAACGTTGTACTTCAATTGTGAAGTCCACGTGTCCTGGTGTATCAATAATGTTTACTCGGTAACCTTTCCACTGAGCAGTTGTCGCAGCAGAAGTAATTGTGATACCACGTTCTTGTTCTTGTTCCATCCAGTCCATTTGTGATGCACCTTCGTGCGTTTCACCAAGTTTATGGATTTTACCAGTGTAATACAAGATACGTTCAGTTGTTGTTGTTTTACCAGCATCAACGTGAGCCATGATACCAATATTACGAGTTTTTTCTAGTGAAAACTCTCTTGCCATTCTTTGTTACTCCTCTCTCTACTTAAGTTCATTTAAATTGTACTTTTTTTAGCGAGACACTAAAAAAGAGGATTCTACCAACGATAATGCGCGAATGCACGGTTAGCTTCAGCCATTTTATGCACGTCTTCACGTTTTTTAACAGATGAGCCAGTATTATTAGCAGCATCCATAATTTCTTTAGCTAGACGTTGCTCCATAGTGTGCTCTCCACGTAGACGAGAATAGTTTACGATCCAACGTAATCCTAATGTAGAACGGCGATCTGGACGTACTTCAACGGGTACTTGGTAGTTAGAACCACCAACACGACGAGCTTTAACTTCTAAAACAGGCATAACATTTTCCATTGCTTGTTCGAAAACTTCTAATGGATCATTCCCTGTAGATTCTTTAATAATATCGAAAGCATCATAAATAATGCTTGAAGCAACACCACGCTTACCGTCGATCATTACACGGTTGATTAAGCGAGTTACTAATTTTGAGTTATACATCGGATCTGGTAATACATCGCGTTTTGTAACAGGACCTTTACGAGGCATGTGTACTCCTCCTTCCAAAAATTTGTTTTATTTATCTTTTATGTTGACTATTTTTTAGGGCGTTTTGTTCCGTATTTAGAACGACTTTGTTTACGATCAGTTACACCAGCAGTATCTAACGCACCACGAACGATATGGTAACGTACCCCTGGTAAATCCTTAACACGTCCTCCACGGATTAAAACAACACTATGTTCTTGTAAGTTATGGCCAATCCCTGGGATATAAGCTGTAACTTCAATCAAGTTTGATAAACGAACACGGGCATATTTACGTAACGCAGAGTTAGGTTTTTTAGGTGTCATCGTACCCACACGTGTACATACACCACGTTTTTGTGGAGAGTTCACATTTGTTTGAGATTTTTTGAAACTATTATAACTCTTACCTAAAGCTGGAGAGTTAGATTTTGTTATTTTAGATTTACGAGACTTGCGTACTAATTGATTAATTGTAGGCATGGTAATTCCTCCTTCCTGAAAAACATTTGTAGACCCACACATCCAGGTGGTTCTTTTTTTTAGTTAAAAAATTAATGCAAGAACTGCTTGCATAAAATTATGCGTCAGTCATCATGTCTCACATGAGACCTGTGTTTCAAGCACCTTCGTAACTATAACATACATAAATTAAAATAGTCAACACAAAAAAACAAAAAAATTTTATTTCTTTTTACTTTGAATATGCTTACAATAGATATGGCAACAAAATACAAATACGATAACTAATTTTGGAGGGTATGCAAGCATGAATTTAAAGCAAGCAGTCGGGATTGAATCAGCAAAATATATCAAGGATGGGATGGTTGTCGGTCTAGGAACCGGTTCAACTGCCTACTATATGGTGGAAGAAATTGGGCGTCGTGTCAAAGAAGAAAATTTACAAATCATTGGCGTTACCACATCTAAAGCCACAGAGACTCAAGCATTAGCTTTAGGTATTCCTTTACGAAGTATTGATGAAGTTGAGCACGTTGATATTACAATCGATGGAGCTGATGAAATCTCAACAGACTTTCACGGTATTAAAGGCGGTGGCGCAGCATTACTATTTGAAAAAATTGTCGCAACGTATTCTGATAAAGTTATTTGGATTGTTGATGAATCAAAAATGGTCGAACATTTAGGTAAATTCCCACTACCAGTTGAAGTCATTCCATATGGTAGTCAACAATTATTAAAAAAATTCCAAGAAAAAAACTTAAATCCTAAGATTCGTCTAACATCTGATGAAAAACCATTGCTAACTGACAGTAAAAATTATATCATTGATTTGTACTTAGAAAAAATCAGTAATCCAACAGAATTAGCTGAATGGCTCGATCATCAAGTTGGTGTTGTGGAGCATGGCTTATTCTTGGATATCACGACATGCGTCATCGTTGGATCTGAATCTGAAGGTGTCAAAACTATCAACGTGTCGCGTTAACCTAGAAAGGGATGGTTATTTATGAAAAAATTAGTCTTTGTACGTCATGGTTTAAGCGAATGGAATGCGTTAAACTTGTTTACAGGTTGGGAAGATGTCGATTTAAGTGCTGATGGTGTGAAAGAAGCCAAAGAAGCCGGTCGTAAAATCAAAGAAGCGAATATCCGATTTGATATTGCTTATACCTCTTACCTTAAACGTGCCATTAAAACCTGTCACTATGTGCTAGAAGAATGTGACCAAATGTGGTTACCTGAAGTCAAATCTTGG containing:
- the rpiA gene encoding ribose-5-phosphate isomerase RpiA codes for the protein MNLKQAVGIESAKYIKDGMVVGLGTGSTAYYMVEEIGRRVKEENLQIIGVTTSKATETQALALGIPLRSIDEVEHVDITIDGADEISTDFHGIKGGGAALLFEKIVATYSDKVIWIVDESKMVEHLGKFPLPVEVIPYGSQQLLKKFQEKNLNPKIRLTSDEKPLLTDSKNYIIDLYLEKISNPTELAEWLDHQVGVVEHGLFLDITTCVIVGSESEGVKTINVSR
- the rpsL gene encoding 30S ribosomal protein S12, with translation MPTINQLVRKSRKSKITKSNSPALGKSYNSFKKSQTNVNSPQKRGVCTRVGTMTPKKPNSALRKYARVRLSNLIEVTAYIPGIGHNLQEHSVVLIRGGRVKDLPGVRYHIVRGALDTAGVTDRKQSRSKYGTKRPKK
- the rpsG gene encoding 30S ribosomal protein S7, with translation MPRKGPVTKRDVLPDPMYNSKLVTRLINRVMIDGKRGVASSIIYDAFDIIKESTGNDPLEVFEQAMENVMPVLEVKARRVGGSNYQVPVEVRPDRRSTLGLRWIVNYSRLRGEHTMEQRLAKEIMDAANNTGSSVKKREDVHKMAEANRAFAHYRW
- the fusA gene encoding elongation factor G; translated protein: MAREFSLEKTRNIGIMAHVDAGKTTTTERILYYTGKIHKLGETHEGASQMDWMEQEQERGITITSAATTAQWKGYRVNIIDTPGHVDFTIEVQRSLRVLDGAVTVLDSQSGVEPQTETVWRQATEYKVPRIVFCNKMDKIGADFLYSVKTIHDRLQANAHPIQLPIGSEENFTGIIDLITMKAEIYTNDLGTDIQETEIPEEYMDLATEWREKLVEAVAETDEELMMKYLDGEEITIEELKAGIRRATINVEFFPVMAGSAFKNKGVQLMLDAVLDYLPAPTDVEAIKGIDTKTEEEVTRPADDSAPFSSLAFKVMTDPFVGRLTFFRVYSGVLESGSYVLNASKGKKERIGRILQMHANTRLEIDQVYSGDIAAAVGLKDTTTGDTLCALDAPVILESIEFPEPVIQVAVEPKSKADQDKMGVALQKLAEEDPSFRVETNVETGETVISGMGELHLDVLVDRMRREFRVEANVGAPQVSYRETFRAGCQAEGKFVRQSGGKGQYGHVWVEFTPNEEGKGFEFENAIVGGVVPREYIPAVEKGLSDSMNSGVLAGYPLVDIKAKLYDGSYHDVDSNETAFRVAASMALKAAAKKANPVILEPMMKVTITVPEEYLGDIMGHVTARRGRVEGMEAHGNSQIVNAIVPLAEMFGYATTLRSATQGRGTFMMVFDHYEDVPKSIQEEIIKKNGGSAN